A single window of Sebastes umbrosus isolate fSebUmb1 chromosome 16, fSebUmb1.pri, whole genome shotgun sequence DNA harbors:
- the LOC119474789 gene encoding dr1-associated corepressor isoform X2, translating into MPGQKRRYNVRFPPNRIKKIMQKDADVGRIAMAVPVIISRALEMFLKSLLTKICLITQSKFSAVVSLAHMKQCIESEKLFHFLKDLAEQATSTPGQKDNRGMSMWPLYRTKRHEISVKKTSEVVEKAPRRSLDSLDNDSSVRILRLTFIL; encoded by the exons ATGCCCGGACAGAAGAGAAGATATAACGTACGGTTCCCTCCG AATCGCATCAAAAAGATCATGCAGAAGGATGCAGATGTGGGGAGGATTGCGATGGCGGTTCCTGTGATCATCT CCCGAGCGCTGGAAATGTTCCTGAAGTCTCTGCTGACCAAAATCTGTCTGATAACTCAGTCCAAGTTCAGCGCCGTCGTGTCCCTCGCTCACAT GAAGCAGTGCATCGAGTCGGAGAAGCTCTTCCACTTCCTCAAAGACCTGGCGGAGCAGGCGACGTCTACGCCCGGCCAGAAGGACAACAGAGGGATGAGCATGTGGCCGCTGTACAG GACCAAACGGCATGaaatttctgttaaaaaaacgTCTGAAGTTGTAGAAAAGGCGCCACGACGGAGCCTCGACTCGCTGGACAACGACTCCAGCGTACGTATTCTACGCCTCACATTCATCCTCTGA
- the ahsa1b gene encoding activator of 90 kDa heat shock protein ATPase homolog 1b produces the protein MAKWGEGDPRWIVEERADATNVNNWHWTERDATNWSSDKLKFLLVGLSVESEDGTCEVTEVSKVEGEASINNRKGKLIFFYEWILKATWTGESKAGVKYTGTIDVPNLSDENDMEDLDVSVALNKDEPETPLTDLMRTKGAEKIREALGSYVGYLKTEFTQGMILPTANGVTKTSSQSKAKLDKTRISSSGGTAAPINTGVKIPTCKFSIREKFLTSPADLYRVFLNQDMVQAFTHAPAMVDGEKGGKFRLLEGNVFGEFTDLVPDGKIVMKWRYNNWPSEHYATITMTFYDRSSETELKVDCRGVPEDEEERTKEGWKRYYFEAIKQTFGYGARLY, from the exons atggctaaatggGGAGAAGGAGACCCTCGCTGGATCGTAGAGGAGAGAGCCGACGCGACGAATGTCAACAACTGGCACTG GACTGAACGAGATGCAACAAACTGGTCGTCggacaaattaaaatttctGCTCGTCGGGTTGAGCGTGGAGAGCGAAGACGGGACTTGTGAGGTGACGGAAGTCAGCAAAGTGGAAGGAGAAGCCTCGATTAACAACCGCAAAGGGAAACTGATTTTCTTTTATGAATGGATCCTGAAAGCTACCTGGACCG GAGAGTCAAAAGCAGGAGTCAAATATACGGGAACTATTGATGTTCCAAACCTTTCCGAcgagaacgacatggaggatcttgAT GTTTCTGTAGCGTTGAATAAAGACGAACCTGAAACGCCACTGACCGATCTGATGAGGACGAAAGGAGCTGAGAAAATCCGTGAAGCTCTGGGAAGCTACGTCGGGTACTTAAAAACAG AGTTCACACAGGGGATGATCCTGCCTACAGCCAACGGTGTGACCAAGACCTCATCGCAGTCCAAAGCCAAGCTGGATAAAACTCGG ATTTCCTCCTCAGGCGGCACAGCTGCTCCGATCAACACCGGCGTCAAGATCCCCACCTGTAAATTCAGCATCAGGGAAAAGTTCCTCACCTCGCCGGCTGATCTCTACAGGGTGTTCCTCAACCAGGAT ATGGTCCAGGCGTTCACACACGCTCCAGCGATGGTGGACGGAGAGAAGGGCGGAAAGTTTCGTCTGCTAGAAGGAAATGTTTTTGGTGAATTCACAGATCTG GTCCCTGATGGGAAAATAGTGATGAAGTGGAGGTATAACAACTGGCCCTCCG AGCACTACGCGACCATCACCATGACGTTCTATGACCGGAGCAGCGAGACGGAGCTGAAGGTGGACTGTCGAGGCGTCccggaggacgaggaggagcgcACGAAAGAGGGCTGGAAGAGATACTACTTTGAAGCTATTAAACAGACATTTGGTTACGGAGCTCGACTCTACTGA
- the LOC119474789 gene encoding dr1-associated corepressor isoform X3: protein MPGQKRRYNVRFPPNRIKKIMQKDADVGRIAMAVPVIISRALEMFLKSLLTKICLITQSKFSAVVSLAHMKQCIESEKLFHFLKDLAEQATSTPGQKDNRGMSMWPLYRSRSSTSAYE, encoded by the exons ATGCCCGGACAGAAGAGAAGATATAACGTACGGTTCCCTCCG AATCGCATCAAAAAGATCATGCAGAAGGATGCAGATGTGGGGAGGATTGCGATGGCGGTTCCTGTGATCATCT CCCGAGCGCTGGAAATGTTCCTGAAGTCTCTGCTGACCAAAATCTGTCTGATAACTCAGTCCAAGTTCAGCGCCGTCGTGTCCCTCGCTCACAT GAAGCAGTGCATCGAGTCGGAGAAGCTCTTCCACTTCCTCAAAGACCTGGCGGAGCAGGCGACGTCTACGCCCGGCCAGAAGGACAACAGAGGGATGAGCATGTGGCCGCTGTACAG GAGTCGGAGCTCTACATCTGCTTATGAGTGA
- the LOC119474789 gene encoding dr1-associated corepressor isoform X1, which yields MPGQKRRYNVRFPPNRIKKIMQKDADVGRIAMAVPVIISRALEMFLKSLLTKICLITQSKFSAVVSLAHMKQCIESEKLFHFLKDLAEQATSTPGQKDNRGMSMWPLYRTKRHEISVKKTSEVVEKAPRRSLDSLDNDSSVRVGALHLLMSEQPEERAVNLQQQNIISSCLL from the exons ATGCCCGGACAGAAGAGAAGATATAACGTACGGTTCCCTCCG AATCGCATCAAAAAGATCATGCAGAAGGATGCAGATGTGGGGAGGATTGCGATGGCGGTTCCTGTGATCATCT CCCGAGCGCTGGAAATGTTCCTGAAGTCTCTGCTGACCAAAATCTGTCTGATAACTCAGTCCAAGTTCAGCGCCGTCGTGTCCCTCGCTCACAT GAAGCAGTGCATCGAGTCGGAGAAGCTCTTCCACTTCCTCAAAGACCTGGCGGAGCAGGCGACGTCTACGCCCGGCCAGAAGGACAACAGAGGGATGAGCATGTGGCCGCTGTACAG GACCAAACGGCATGaaatttctgttaaaaaaacgTCTGAAGTTGTAGAAAAGGCGCCACGACGGAGCCTCGACTCGCTGGACAACGACTCCAGCGTAC GAGTCGGAGCTCTACATCTGCTTATGAGTGAACAACCAGAGGAAAGAGCTGTGAACTTACAGCAGCAGAACATCATTTCATCATGTCTTCTTTAA